The DNA sequence TGTCAGCTCCACTAAAACCATATATAAGCTGCTCGCATGGTTCCAGGTCTTCTAAGGACAAATCCATTCTAATAAGGGCTTGCTTGAACAAGATGTTTAAGATGCTCCGTCGTCGATCATCACCCTGACCACCATTACATTAGCTATTTGTACCTCAACAACTAAAGGATCGTTGTGAGGATAGCTGACATGATAAGAATCTAATTCTCCGAAGGTTATAGGTTCACATTCGTAGTGTTTAGACTTTAGAGAACGTTCTGCAACCTCCACGACTTTAGCTCTTGATTCATGTTGAAGTGATCTTACATACATTTCTAAGGCCTTCCTCAAATTCTCAACTAGGTGAGGGCCTCCAATTATGATCTCCAGCCTGCCTGCAACTGACACATGCTGGAAAGGTGCATTGTTCCTAGTTGGAGCTTCAAGTCATACATACCGCTGAAGAGCAACATGATACTGTCTGATGAGAAACTCTATCTCATCCCACAATTGATTACTCATTAGTGTCATGACTGTAATTGCCGTGGTAGTGACAGAATTTGAAGGGAAGAGGTTTGTGATATGACATTATTGACTGTGTAGTCGTATAAATGTCCTCTCTTGGCACCAAGAGAATGGAGTAGGTGGTGAAGCAAGGCTCATACTCTCGTAAGGGCTTGCCCACAACCTTGGGCTTCTTTCCTAAGGGGAATTTCTTGGCTTACCACCGTTGTTGGCTCTCTTTCCTTTGTTCTAACCTCctttcttcccatttccatGGGTCTCAGTAGCAGGGGCTTCAAAGTctgatgacttcttcttgccaCCCTTTGAGCCATTAGCTTGGGTGATGGCTTCTTCTAGTTTGATAAAGCCATATGCTCTATTTAAGAAGTCATTCATGGTGTATACCGCTTTGAGACGAAGGTTGGACTAATGAAGACTTATCTCCTTGAGCCTGGATGCGAGTGCCATTACCCTTACATCCTCGCTAAGACTTTAGGTCTTAGCATTTACCTCTAAGAACCGTTGGATGTAGTCCTTAAGGGGCCCGTCTTCCTATTacttgacatataccaaatcatttAGTCCGATCTAATGTTGTTGGGAAGGAGCGAATTGGTTGCCAAAAGCATCTTTCACTACTTTTTGGTGAACTTGATCGAAACAGCCCATGTTAACCTGAGTGCTGAGTCCCAGTTCTAGCCCTTCAAAAATTTTGTTTAGTCCTCGAAAACGGTTGAAtctcaatattttctaaaaacaaaGAAGATTCTTGGAAGAGTTGTTGAAAAATCTCATCCTGAGCGTTGGGCCTTACTTTTAGCACCTAGGAAATGATGTTTCTTTCTGAAAGGATCTATTTTCccattttttatgaagatgaagaagatgcGAAAGTTGAATATCCGATCTGATACTTGGAAGGCACCCAGATCGATAGATTGTCAATCTGGGTGCTGGGTGCTGGGTGCTCAGGCCCCGAGtgcttaaaaataaatttgcttCGATTCTAATTCTGATTCCTCGAATATGTCTGTGATATGTCTAGTTGATGTTCCAATGCAAGTTTTGACCCATTTGAACTAAGACGGTCCCAGAAACTAAAACCCCGGTTAagaatgtcaacctgggcatcAGGGCTTTCAGGTTGCAGGTTCTTGTAATTTTAGTTCTCGGGGCTTGGATTAGGTTGCTCCATGCTATCATGGTACAAAATACTGAAAGTTAGTGAGTTAGATTCAAGTTATTGAAGTCCGAACTTCCATCCTAGAAATCTCGAAATCAACCTGGGCGCAAGGCTAAGGTCCCCTCTCAAGTCGACTGCTATGACTCAAATCTACTCAACTCCGTGACGTCATCCTTCTTGATAcgtgtcaaacattgatgtACACGTCCCCAGAAAATTCTAAGATTAACaagatatataattaaaatatataaaattatgacACCACCACTAATACTCTAGCATTTGACTTTATAAGAGAGCAATAACACTTGTGTCTAAAACGAAAAGGAATGCTCTTAACTATACATTTAACAAAGCTTAAAGAAAGTTGTTATCTTTTACCTACCTAGCTATACTCCCACTAAGTTTTCTATTTACCAACTAAAATCCAATTACACCCACCAAATAACTTTCCTTAGAAGAACGATAATAATGAGTGGTACAAATAAAGAGAACATGACAAACAACTCAGGAAATCGATAGACAAGAATAGAATTAAAAAGTACATTCAAAGGGGGGAGAGAGTTTGCTTAGAGAGAATAATAATCAGTAAAAAGTACAAACTACAAGCTCAACCCCCCTTCAATAATAGAATGTATCTACATTTCcataattcataataataaaAGCACAAATACATTAATAAGCAGGAAAAAAGAacactaacaataataataatttaattttcttttgatAATATTATGATTGATCATATTACCCCAATATAGAAGGAAGTAATATAACTAAGTAGCCTTAAGAATTAAACATGATGAGAGCCACTCCTGAAGGACCCAAGAGCCTTAGCAGCTCCTGCTCTCAAAATAAACTGATGGTAGAAAGCTGCAATGGCTGCACCAATAAAGGGTCCAACCCAGAACATCCAATGGTCATCCCAAGCCTTTTCATTGTTGTAGATAACGGCGGCTCCAAGACTTCTAGCCGGGTTGATGCCCGTACCCGTGACCGGAATGGTGGCCAAGTGAACCATGAACACAGCAAACCCAATTGGTAGTGGTGCCAAAACCTTGAAAATTAATGGttaaaaaaatgttattagTAAAACCAAGTGGTTGTTGATTGAATCATAAATGGGACAAAAAGAAATGAGACAGATAAAGAGGTACACTGCATTGAATGGAATGTAACGAAAGAATTATTGGACCACATGAAAATCAGACCAACTCACCCGTGAAACGAAAAATAAGAAGATAAAGAAAAACCACACAAAATGTTAAACAATCAAGACTAGTGAAGAAGTACTCTTGTGGACGTATATGTTCttgttataatttaaattttgttattactATTAACTTTGTACATATCTATATAACCAGAACAAAAAAACCACTGTATAGACATAGAAATTTCATCTCATCTAAATATCAATGGGAAATGGCGTAACAGTAAAAAGGGTTTTATTTTGTCTTTAGGAAATAATCCAAGATGAACATATTTATTATTGTGACGTGATGGTAGTGGACAAAAATCAAAAAAGTGAGTTTTCTTTTTCTGTAAAGTGAGGTAAATTTTTGTGGTCAGTCTCAAATTATTCTAACCACAAAAATCGATTCTGTTTATGTAATCAATTGAACAACCCACTAAAGTTTTGCGCATGTTATCACTtggtatattaataatattttttccttAGCTTAGATTTTGTTTCAAACACCTCATAATGAGTAAACAAAGTAAAAGTAAATAATTCTATTGCTTTGGTACTTGATGGGTGTTGATTCCCATAACCATATTCAGGCAATATATCCCACTTTCttataagaaaagaaaacaaatatTTAGGCTAAAAAATACAAGTGGGGGAGTGAAACAAATAAAAAGTAGCTATAAAAAagatttctttctttctttctttataattattTCCTGATAACGTAGATACGTCCCAGAAGAATATCTACTTAAACACTTTGCATCTACGTCTGTTTTCAGTAAGGACACGTTCctaaatagttatttttttattattattattaactacAGAAAGCATCTTTAGGCTCTAACTTCTAAATTAATGGTTTAGAAATTAgaacttaaaatttaatgtatagaatatttttaataaagaaaTCGAAATCAAATATAGATAAAAATCCCAACACCATATATATTAATGCACGTACTTTTAAAATAAGCTAACAgtgatattaaattaataattaactaaTCAACAATCAACAATATTATACTCTGGCAAAACTTCTTAATTAGCAACATGTGACAAATATAGAAGGaggtattaattattattaataaataaccaACACATTATTACTCCGGCAAAACTTTTCAAAACATTCTCAATAAATGGCCTAAAATAATTTCTTAGCACTTCAACAAGTGAGATTATGGTGAACTAAAATAGCTCATATATAATTATTCCTTTAGCTAATATAGTGGTgaactaaaaatattatttattattttctctttctctcttattcttttaattattattttcttatttcaaTATTACTCTTttttggtctttttttttttaattttaattaacaaaaaatataatatttaaatgatggagaaaaaaatatagaaaaagagataaaataaaaaaatatatatatttaaagaatAGATTAATATATGTGCACACAAATATTAGACACACTATTTGTgtcattaattttatttaagatggtttaattttcaaacttatgaaaataacaaattaattttataacacTTTTTCctataaaaattattctatAGTAGGCaacttttgaaaaattagttgataaaaaaatataaaattaactcCACAAGATTATTGCTTATTTTAGACAATcatattcataaaattaatttgaaatgtttaaacaAAATGCACACGACCATATGTAATAATGTGTATGTGTTCACATTTATTACTAACTTCTTAATTAGCATTATGTGACAAAATAAagcaaatatattaataattaattaccaaataaatccaaaaaaaaaaaaacagttaccGGAACATGAGAATCTCTGGCAACTCTTTTGGGGTCAGTGGCGGAGAAGACTGTGTAAACCAAAACAAAGGTCCCAACAATCTCAGCTCCCAAGCCGACGCCGGTACTGTACCCGTCAGCTAGCTCATTGGCGCCGCCGCCGTACCTAACGTAGTAAGCACTTTGAAAGGCCTTAACAAGCCCAACTCCAGCTATGGCTCCCAAACTCTGAGCCACCATGTACAACACCGCTCGAATCAGCGAAACCTTCCGAGCCAACAACAACCCAAATGTCACCGCCGGGTTAATATGACCCCCTTTtatttcaaacaaaacaaaaatgttaaaaaaaaaagaaaaaagaaaaaggaaaactgTAGATCGAGAAAAGAAAAACCCACCTGAAATTCCGGCAGTGCAGTAAACGAGAACGAAAATCATGCCTCCAAAAGCCCAAGCGATACCGAGAATACCAACTCCACCACACTGGTCGCCGCCGGCTTTAGGGTCGATTTGGGATTTGTAACCGATAACGGTTAAAACAGTGATgtagagaaagagaagggtagCAACGAACTCGGCTATTAAGGCTCTGTAGAAAGACCATTTTCCGAGCTCGGCAGTGTCGAAGAATGCTGCTGGAGGTGGGTCGTGGTAATCCTTGTGAGTTCCTGTTACTTCTATGTCTTTGGTCATGGTGATGCTTTAGCTGGTTCTTTGTTTAGTTAAAGTTTAAAGCTTGTAGGTTCCGCTTTAATGGCGGAATTATTAAAGACTGAActatgcagagagagagagagaaaaaagataAGGATAGAGAAAGAAAAGAGGTAGGGATATGGAGGGGAGTATAGGGAGTTGGGTCTATATATGGAGGAGAGAGTGTAATGACCGTTGAGCACTTGGAGATGAGATTATTTGTATTTTAGggagaaaacaaataaaatagagaagAGTAAATAACGACATAATTACCTAAAGTTTTAAGGTTTGTAAGCGgtataaatttaatgtttatttttaggaGCATAAATattcaatatttataaaattgtgtGCATActttgttttaaatttattaaaagaacattttagaagtaactgatactacatatttttaTCTAGACTCAATAATCAAGAATTCAAATCTTATATGTGTCCTGTTTAAGATAATAACAGAGTCtgtattaataaaattagaaaaaaaattacaattttataaacatttagtacttatgccgctaaacaTAAACATTGAGTTTATGCCACTTATAACATAAAACTTTAAGTATTTATACCGTTACTTAcccaataaataaatataataatgaaaaattaggATTGTGCATTGCATATGATTTTGTTAAGTTAATTTCACCGACCTCCATTTCACTTTAACCCACG is a window from the Cannabis sativa cultivar Pink pepper isolate KNU-18-1 chromosome 1, ASM2916894v1, whole genome shotgun sequence genome containing:
- the LOC115706754 gene encoding aquaporin PIP2-2; this translates as MTKDIEVTGTHKDYHDPPPAAFFDTAELGKWSFYRALIAEFVATLLFLYITVLTVIGYKSQIDPKAGGDQCGGVGILGIAWAFGGMIFVLVYCTAGISGGHINPAVTFGLLLARKVSLIRAVLYMVAQSLGAIAGVGLVKAFQSAYYVRYGGGANELADGYSTGVGLGAEIVGTFVLVYTVFSATDPKRVARDSHVPVLAPLPIGFAVFMVHLATIPVTGTGINPARSLGAAVIYNNEKAWDDHWMFWVGPFIGAAIAAFYHQFILRAGAAKALGSFRSGSHHV